The genomic region CAGGAAAGGGCGCAGGACGGCGCCGACAGGGTGGCGGCGGCACTTCGCAGAGCACGGCAACGGCCGACATGCGATCCTGAGAGACAGACAGTTCTGTCTCCTATAATAGGCAGATCGGTGTCCTGGACAACCGAGAGCTCCGTGTCATGGCTCACAGGCGAGGGCAGTTCACGAGCCTCTTCCTTTTCCGGCTAATCGTCCGCGCCTTCGCCGGCGGTGTCCTTCTCCGCGTGCCGGTCGCGCAGCGGGCGTCGCCCCTGGGCCGGGCCAGTGGACGAGAAGGCGTAGCGGCCGTGGAAGTTGATGTGGCTGGTAAGCAGCGGCGACAGCCGCTTCACGTCCTCCTCCGCCACCGGCTCGCCCGTCGCGCGCGCAGGGCGGTGACCGCGGCGTCGAGGTTTCCACAGCACCGCGGCGTTCAGGACCAGCCCCAGCACCGCGAGCTGGCCTTCTCGGCCGTCTCGGTAGGCCTGCCGGATCTGCCCGTTGCCGCCGTGCGCGATGGCTCGGGCGAGACGGAGGCGAGACTCCTGCACGGTCAACTGCCGGTTCAGCGAATGCCGGTAGGTGTCGTCGACCGGGTTCGCCCACGCGAGCAGGTGCAGGGTCTTGTCGATGCGCCCGTACTCGGCGAACGCCGCCCCGACCAGGCTGGGATGGCATGGCCCTCGCGGCCGAGCATCCGCGCCGAGTCCGACCACGATCGATCCTGGCGCCAAATGCCGCACCGGTCGACGCTCAAGACAGCCGCGGCCCGTGTTATGGGCCCCTGCTCACCCCGCCGCAGGTCGGCGGCGGAGAGAAGGACCAGCACGCGACCTGGACCGAGCTGTTCTTCGACCTGGTCGTCGTCGCCGGCGTCGGGCAGATCGCCCACGTACTGCACGGCGCCCCGTCACTGGCCGACCTGGCCCTCTACACCGTGCTGTACTGCGCCTTCTGGATCGCCTGGACCGGCTTCACCGCCTACGGCAACATCCGGGCCGAGCAGGCCCGAACCTCCACCATCCTGCTCGGAATGCTCGGCATGGCCGTCCTCGCCGCATCGGTGCCCGGCATCCGCGGCACCCACGCCACGGCCTTCATCATCACCTACGTCCTGCTGCGCTGGCTCGCCGGCCGCATCTGGCAACGCGGCACCGTCGTTATGGACTGGCCCCTCGCCCAGCTCGGCGGCAGCACCGTGCTCTGGATCGCCTCCCTGTGGACCGACCCGCCCCTGCGGTACTGGCTCTGGGCCCTGAGCATCGTCCTCGACTTCACCGCCCTGTTCGCGGTCTCCGGCCAACGCCTCATCACTCGGACCCTGGAGCGCGTCGACAAGATCACGAAACACCGCGGCACACCTCCCGAGGCACCCGCGCGACCAGACCGCCTATGGCCAGGCTCGCACCTCACCGAACGCCTCGGCCTCTCCGCCATCATCGTGGTCGGCGAAGGCATCATCCAGGCCATCTCCGCCACCGCAGAAATGACCTGGAAACCCGCCGTGATCGCCACCGCGCTAGGCTCCCTCACCCGCCTCATGCCGAGATCGAACTCAGTGCACTCTCATTTCACATCGCGAGCCCCAGAGCAA from Kitasatospora azatica KCTC 9699 harbors:
- a CDS encoding Tn3 family transposase, yielding MVGLGADARPRGPCHPSLVGAAFAEYGRIDKTLHLLAWANPVDDTYRHSLNRQLTVQESRLRLARAIAHGGNGQIRQAYRDGREGQLAVLGLVLNAAVLWKPRRRGHRPARATGEPVAEEDVKRLSPLLTSHINFHGRYAFSSTGPAQGRRPLRDRHAEKDTAGEGADD
- a CDS encoding low temperature requirement protein A, which produces MALAAEHPRRVRPRSILAPNAAPVDAQDSRGPCYGPLLTPPQVGGGEKDQHATWTELFFDLVVVAGVGQIAHVLHGAPSLADLALYTVLYCAFWIAWTGFTAYGNIRAEQARTSTILLGMLGMAVLAASVPGIRGTHATAFIITYVLLRWLAGRIWQRGTVVMDWPLAQLGGSTVLWIASLWTDPPLRYWLWALSIVLDFTALFAVSGQRLITRTLERVDKITKHRGTPPEAPARPDRLWPGSHLTERLGLSAIIVVGEGIIQAISATAEMTWKPAVIATALGSLTRLMPRSNSVHSHFTSRAPEQSTRLGQPMFPQVRDVLTCGNDERSNCVSAGQRHPYRS